Genomic DNA from Paenibacillus sp. MBLB1832:
AACTCATAATCAAGCTCGTGCCTAGCGGCACGCTGTAGCTGTGTGCTTCGCCATTTGTAGTAACTAGCTCTAAGTATCCCTTATGACTAGCAAGCGAGTAACCTAGACTATTTCATAGTTATCTCCCTGACTAGATGCCTCTCCTTTACTAGATTTGGGTACCGCTTTTTTAGGTAATCCACCTGCGCTTTCAAGATCCCGTTCTTCTTATACCGTACTAAAGGTCGTGCGAGGGCGTCCTGTAAGAGTACAGCGGACATATTTCTTGCCAAATATGAATAGCCCAATAAATCCCCTCATTATAATGCTCCGACCAGCTATAGGGGTCACCTTCGGAAGCACGCATCTTGGGGAGCTGATTCCCAATCATTTCGTAATTGGCGTTTAAAAATGCTTCGTCTCTCTACCAGTCTTTGAATCCTTTCCAGAAAAGCCCAGGTACAATGACATCGTTCCAATCGTGATTCTTCGAAATACGCTCGATTCTTTCCAGATCTTCTTCGGCCATCGACATCAACCATAAATAGATCGGATACTTCGGGTGCGCCTCCCTATAATCGGCCCAGCCACTGTCGAAATGCTTGTAAGGCACAAGTAGTTTGCCGTCCTGTTCCTTACGTAATTCCCAGTTGCGGTCCAATTGCTCTCTCGCCAGCTGTAGTCCACCTAAATCTCTGGTAAGCATAGCCAGATCCATGCAGGCATTGGTCAGCGGTTCGATGATCGTCATGAAGCCGTGTGGCCGTCGCCAGCCGTAGTAGCCTCCCCACCATTTGCCATCGTTATATTCTCCGATTTCTCCCGTTAAGCCGACGTTGTCTGGAATGATGACTCCGTTACGTTCCGCCCGCTCCTTCCAAGCGTGAACTTAGTCAATGGTCGAACCAAATGAGCGTTCCGGCTGGACGGGTATACCGCTTAACGAATTCTTTCGCCGCTTTGTTCAGCGTATCGAACAAAATTTGCTCCTGCAGCGCCGATTGCGGCGGTACGATCCGACGGGATGCAGTGATGCTAGGTAGTTTATCATAGCGCTGTGAGGATGCAGGCATATTGGAAAGCTCCTTCAGTCTGTTAATTAAAGGTATCTAATCCGATTCCGGTATCTGTCAATCAACTCTCGGTTATGACCGTCGCCACCGTCGCGGTTGGCACTGATCAAAACCGGAGGAGAAACATCTCTCCTACACAATTCATCAACGATAGCAACCGTTAAGGCTTGAATGATGGCAATGCCGCCAATAGTTGATGTAGCTCCCGTTTTATTTCCATTGTCATCGAATGATAATGCAGCATCTCCATGGACACCGCAGTTATCTAGCACGATATCCGCAACCTCATATAATTTTTTTCCACTCTCATGCCGTGAAGCTGTCTGCAACGAATGCTCCATGTTCGTCAACGCTACTACAAACATGCCGAGCTTTTTACATGCCAGCGCAACTTCGATCGGAACAGCGTTAATACCGGAATTTGATACGACAACAATCACTTCTCCAGGTTGCAGACTGTAGCCAGTCAGCAGGACATCGGCATAACCGGATAATCTCTCCAACAATGTGGCACGCCCAACATTTAACTCCATCAGCGAAGGCTCCAACATGGCATTCACACAAGCAAGGCCGCCCGCGCGATGAAATACATCTTCTGCTATCATGTGGGAATGTCCGCTTCCAAACACATGCATAATTCCGCCAGCTTCAATGGAATCTGCAATTTTAACAGCAATATCAGATATCTTATCCTGTTGCGTTTCTTGAATTTGGGTCAGTTGAGCATGTAAAGTTTCGAAATATTTATCTATTAGCATGTTATTCTCTTCTCCCTAATGTTAAAAGTGCAGAGCAGCCGCTCCTAATATTCCAGCTGTCGATGTAAAGGCAGCTGGTGTGATCTGAACACTGAGCGAGCCAGAAGGATGCATCCTTTTCAATACGGTCGCTCGTACAGGATCCAATAGCACATTGCCAGCTCTGCTCATGCCGCCGCCAATGATCACATTGCCAACACCAAAAAGTTGCATGCAATTGACCAAGCTAATCCCTAATAATTCGCCTACTTCCTGAAACAAGCTTCTTGCATAAAGGTCGCCATTGCTAGCTGCTTCATAAACCTGTTGGGCATCTGTTCCTGTACGCTCCTTGACAGCAGAAGCGGAAACATAATTTTCTAAGCAACCTAGATTCCC
This window encodes:
- a CDS encoding SIS domain-containing protein, whose translation is MLIDKYFETLHAQLTQIQETQQDKISDIAVKIADSIEAGGIMHVFGSGHSHMIAEDVFHRAGGLACVNAMLEPSLMELNVGRATLLERLSGYADVLLTGYSLQPGEVIVVVSNSGINAVPIEVALACKKLGMFVVALTNMEHSLQTASRHESGKKLYEVADIVLDNCGVHGDAALSFDDNGNKTGATSTIGGIAIIQALTVAIVDELCRRDVSPPVLISANRDGGDGHNRELIDRYRNRIRYL